A part of Dreissena polymorpha isolate Duluth1 chromosome 13, UMN_Dpol_1.0, whole genome shotgun sequence genomic DNA contains:
- the LOC127855640 gene encoding 60S ribosomal protein L27-like, with amino-acid sequence MGKFMKSGKVVLVLGGRFAGRKAVIVKNYDEGTSDKPYGHALVAGIERYPRRVTRSMGKKKIKQKSKVKPFIRVYNYNHLMPTRYSIDVVLDKGAVNKEVFKDPARKRKAKREVKAKFEERYKSGKNKWFFQKLRF; translated from the exons ATGGGCAAGTTTATGAAGTCGGGCAAGGTGGTACTTGTCCTAGGAGGTAGATTCGCTGGAAGAAAGGCAGTCATTGTTAAG AATTACGATGAAGGCACCTCAGACAAGCCCTATGGCCACGCTCTTGTTGCTGGTATTGAACGCTACCCTCGCAGGGTGACCCGCAGTATGGGCAAGAAGAAGATAAAGCAGAAGTCCAAGGTGAAGCCTTTCATCCGCGTGTACAACTACAATCACCTTATGCCAACCAG ATATTCAATTGATGTAGTGTTGGACAAGGGGGCTGTTAACAAAGAAGTTTTCAAGGATCCTGCCCGCAAACGCAAGGCCAAGCGAGAAGTGAAGGCCAAGTTTGAGGAACG ATACAAGAGTGGCAAAAACAAGTGGTTTTTCCAGAAGCTCCGTTTTTAA